The Novosphingobium terrae genome has a window encoding:
- the purF gene encoding amidophosphoribosyltransferase: MTDHTHTAASFDRDSTPWDLEDDCLHEECGIFGVVGMKSASASVALGLHALQHRGQEAVGITSFDGEEFFSHRGIGHVAHVFNNQDLFAHLPGKMASGHVRYATTGGSGLRNIQPLFADLAGGGFSIAHNGNISNAMTLKRDLVQKGSIFQSTSDTEVIIHLVATSRYPTLLDRFIDALRLVEGAYSLICMTPEGMIACRDPLGIRPLVIGRLGDGIIFASETVALDVIGAEFVREVEPGEMIQVSHDGKMVSHRPFGKPAARPCIFEHVYFSRPDSVMGGQSVYEVRKAIGKELAKESLAEADLVIPVPDSGVPAAIGYAQESGIPFELGIIRSHYVGRTFIQPGDGARHADVKRKHNANRALVEGKRIVLIDDSIVRGTTSLKIVQMMRDAGASEVHMRIASPPTEHSCFYGVDTPERNKLLAARMDLQAMTDFIQADSLAFVSIDGLYRAVGEQQRNNGCPQFCDACFSGEYPTRLTDLIEAGKGDDVKIPA, from the coding sequence ATGACCGACCATACGCACACCGCCGCCTCGTTCGATCGCGACTCGACCCCCTGGGATCTTGAGGACGATTGCCTGCATGAGGAATGCGGCATCTTCGGCGTGGTGGGGATGAAGAGCGCCTCCGCCTCCGTCGCGCTGGGGCTTCATGCCCTGCAGCATCGCGGCCAGGAAGCGGTCGGCATCACCAGCTTCGATGGCGAGGAATTCTTCTCGCATCGCGGCATCGGCCATGTGGCGCATGTCTTCAACAATCAGGACCTGTTCGCTCATCTGCCCGGCAAGATGGCTTCGGGCCATGTGCGCTATGCCACCACCGGCGGCTCGGGCCTGCGCAACATCCAGCCGCTGTTCGCCGATCTGGCGGGCGGCGGTTTCTCCATCGCGCACAATGGCAACATTTCCAACGCCATGACGCTCAAGCGCGATCTGGTGCAGAAGGGCTCGATCTTCCAGTCGACCAGCGACACCGAGGTGATCATCCACCTCGTCGCCACCAGCCGCTATCCCACCCTGCTCGACCGTTTCATCGATGCGCTGCGTCTGGTCGAGGGCGCCTATTCGCTGATCTGCATGACGCCCGAAGGCATGATCGCCTGCCGCGACCCGCTGGGCATTCGCCCGCTGGTGATCGGCCGCCTTGGCGATGGCATCATCTTCGCCAGCGAAACCGTGGCGCTTGACGTGATCGGCGCCGAATTCGTCCGCGAGGTCGAGCCGGGCGAGATGATCCAGGTCAGCCACGATGGCAAGATGGTCTCGCACCGTCCCTTCGGCAAACCTGCCGCGCGCCCCTGCATCTTCGAGCATGTCTATTTCAGCCGTCCCGACTCGGTGATGGGTGGCCAGTCGGTCTATGAAGTGCGCAAGGCGATCGGCAAGGAACTGGCCAAGGAATCGCTGGCCGAAGCCGATCTGGTGATCCCCGTGCCCGATTCGGGCGTGCCTGCCGCCATCGGCTATGCGCAGGAAAGCGGCATCCCCTTCGAGCTGGGCATCATCCGCAGCCACTATGTGGGCCGCACCTTCATCCAGCCCGGCGACGGCGCCCGCCACGCCGATGTGAAGCGCAAGCACAACGCCAACCGCGCGCTGGTGGAAGGCAAGCGCATCGTGCTGATCGACGATTCGATCGTGCGCGGCACCACCTCGCTCAAGATCGTGCAGATGATGCGCGATGCCGGCGCCAGCGAAGTGCACATGCGCATCGCCAGCCCGCCGACCGAGCACAGCTGCTTCTACGGCGTCGACACCCCCGAGCGGAACAAGCTGCTGGCCGCCCGCATGGATCTGCAGGCGATGACCGACTTCATCCAGGCCGACAGCCTGGCCTTCGTCAGCATCGACGGCCTGTATCGCGCCGTGGGTGAGCAGCAGCGCAACAATGGCTGCCCGCAGTTCTGCGACGCCTGCTTCTCGGGCGAATACCCCACCCGCCTCACCGACTTGATCGAGGCCGGCAAGGGCGATGACGTCAAGATCCCCGCCTAG
- a CDS encoding DUF4424 domain-containing protein, whose amino-acid sequence MKAHALLIAATLLAGLPGVASANDSSAQLAAGGLVLTRSDAIEMRSEDLRISRSEVVVRYTFLNTSGKDVTSRVAFPLPPIGGPYFFESDVSIPVSDSDNFLGFTTRVDGKPVTMEMEQKAMTGTVDRTAWLRSNGIPLTPESEVAGGALDRLSAARHAEAVRLKLIEENGDPSWSLHTTYHWVQRFPAGVPVVVEHRYKPSVGGTVMTMLGEEKDPETEKRYCVEPSLLAGLRRTAKAGRVVYSENWLDYILVTGGNWKAPIGQFKLTVDKEQPGDLVSFCGDGVRKISPTRFEVTHTNWRPTQNLSILFLVRNERTQ is encoded by the coding sequence ATGAAAGCTCATGCGCTCCTGATCGCCGCAACCTTGCTGGCAGGCTTGCCCGGCGTTGCATCCGCCAATGATTCCTCGGCTCAACTGGCTGCTGGGGGGCTGGTCCTCACCCGCAGCGATGCCATCGAGATGCGCAGCGAGGATCTGCGCATTTCCCGTTCCGAGGTGGTGGTGCGCTACACCTTCCTCAACACCAGCGGCAAGGATGTGACCAGCCGCGTGGCCTTCCCCCTGCCCCCGATCGGCGGGCCTTATTTCTTCGAGAGCGATGTTTCGATCCCGGTCAGCGATTCTGACAATTTCCTTGGCTTCACCACCAGGGTCGACGGCAAGCCGGTGACGATGGAGATGGAGCAGAAAGCGATGACCGGCACGGTGGATCGCACCGCCTGGCTGCGCAGCAATGGCATACCGCTCACGCCGGAGAGCGAGGTTGCGGGGGGCGCGCTGGACCGTCTTTCGGCTGCCAGACATGCCGAAGCGGTGCGCCTGAAACTGATCGAGGAGAATGGTGATCCAAGCTGGTCGCTGCACACCACCTATCACTGGGTTCAGCGCTTTCCTGCCGGCGTGCCGGTGGTGGTGGAGCATCGTTACAAGCCCTCTGTGGGGGGCACGGTGATGACCATGCTGGGCGAGGAAAAAGACCCGGAAACCGAGAAGCGCTATTGCGTCGAGCCGTCACTGCTGGCGGGGCTGCGGCGGACGGCGAAAGCGGGGCGTGTGGTCTATTCCGAAAACTGGCTCGATTACATTCTGGTCACCGGCGGCAACTGGAAGGCGCCGATCGGCCAGTTCAAGCTGACGGTGGACAAGGAACAGCCCGGCGATCTGGTCAGCTTCTGCGGTGACGGCGTGCGCAAGATCAGCCCCACGCGCTTTGAGGTGACGCACACCAACTGGCGCCCGACGCAGAATCTCTCGATCCTGTTTCTGGTCCGGAACGAGCGCACCCAATAA
- a CDS encoding cryptochrome/photolyase family protein — protein MSKPVLLWLRRDLRLADQPALRAAVDSGSPVIPVYVLDDETPRHRKMGGASRWWLHFSLESLSRDLLQHGSRLILRRGRSDAVLAALAEESGAQTVHALHHHEPWWLNAEKAVAKAGLDLQLHHGNYLAPPGSVTSGAGTPYRIYTPFWRALQQHMPPPPPVAKPRHIPAPAHWPRSDDLADWHLLPTKPDWAAGFRAEWTPGEKGAHTRLHDFIEEARHYGETRNLPSREGTSRLSPHLAFGEISPAQCWHALEDDDSEGAQIFRSELGWRDYAQNQITTMPDYGARPANSAFEHFPWRDDLDDLHAWEKGRTGYPIVDAGMRQLWHTGWMHNRVRMIVASLLIKHLGIDWRAGECWFWDTLVDADYAQNSVNWQWSAGSGVDANQFTRIMAPLTQSEKFNAGDYIRQWVPELAGVDGDEIHDPSPLIRHKTGYPEMIVAHVEGRERALGAYRVMKTAAG, from the coding sequence ATGAGCAAACCCGTTCTCCTCTGGCTGCGCCGCGATCTGCGGCTGGCCGACCAGCCAGCCCTGCGCGCCGCCGTGGACAGCGGATCGCCGGTGATTCCCGTCTATGTGCTGGATGACGAAACGCCGCGCCACCGCAAGATGGGCGGGGCCAGCCGCTGGTGGCTGCATTTCTCGCTGGAGAGCCTGTCGCGGGATTTGCTGCAGCATGGCAGCCGCCTGATCCTGCGGCGCGGGCGCAGCGACGCGGTGCTGGCCGCTCTGGCGGAAGAGAGCGGCGCGCAGACCGTCCACGCCCTGCATCACCACGAACCATGGTGGCTGAACGCGGAAAAGGCGGTGGCCAAGGCCGGGCTGGATCTGCAGCTGCACCACGGCAATTATCTTGCGCCTCCGGGCAGCGTGACCAGCGGGGCAGGGACGCCCTATCGCATCTACACGCCCTTCTGGCGGGCCTTGCAGCAGCATATGCCTCCCCCGCCGCCCGTGGCCAAGCCGCGCCATATTCCCGCGCCCGCCCATTGGCCCAGGAGTGACGATCTGGCCGACTGGCATCTGCTGCCCACCAAACCCGACTGGGCGGCCGGCTTCCGCGCCGAATGGACGCCCGGCGAAAAGGGCGCCCACACCCGCCTGCATGACTTCATCGAAGAGGCCCGCCATTATGGCGAGACGCGCAACCTGCCCTCGCGGGAAGGCACCAGCCGCCTCTCGCCCCATCTGGCCTTTGGCGAGATCAGCCCCGCCCAATGCTGGCACGCGCTGGAGGATGACGACAGCGAGGGCGCGCAGATCTTCCGCTCGGAACTGGGCTGGCGCGACTACGCCCAGAACCAGATCACAACCATGCCCGATTACGGCGCCCGCCCGGCCAACTCCGCTTTCGAGCATTTCCCCTGGCGCGACGATCTCGATGATCTGCACGCATGGGAAAAGGGCCGCACCGGCTACCCCATTGTAGACGCCGGCATGCGCCAGCTGTGGCACACCGGCTGGATGCACAACCGCGTGCGGATGATCGTCGCCAGCCTGCTGATCAAACATCTGGGCATCGACTGGCGCGCGGGTGAATGCTGGTTCTGGGACACGCTGGTCGACGCCGATTACGCGCAGAACAGCGTCAATTGGCAGTGGTCGGCGGGGTCAGGCGTGGACGCCAACCAGTTCACCCGCATCATGGCTCCGCTGACGCAATCGGAGAAGTTCAACGCCGGGGACTATATCCGCCAATGGGTGCCCGAGCTGGCGGGTGTTGACGGTGACGAAATCCACGATCCCTCGCCCCTGATCCGCCACAAGACCGGCTATCCCGAGATGATCGTCGCCCATGTCGAGGGGCGGGAGCGGGCTTTGGGGGCTTACCGGGTGATGAAGACAGCGGCAGGATAG
- a CDS encoding SDR family NAD(P)-dependent oxidoreductase, with product MSDARPFEGQLALVTGASRGIGAATAQALAAQGAHVILTGRDTRALESVEEAIHAAGGSASIAPLELTEPDAIARLATAISGRWEALDILVINAAQLPQLTSVQDIDLKAFNRAIGTNVLATQALLTCFTPMLKKAKRASVIGLTTSVATKPRAYWGAYGATKAAQEVLLDCYAQEMKNISAIRVAIVNPGATRTAMRAKAYPGENPASVKAPEVVAEAITAALLSDFPSPYRFDVNPS from the coding sequence ATGTCTGACGCCCGCCCCTTCGAGGGCCAACTCGCTTTGGTTACGGGCGCCAGCCGGGGGATCGGTGCGGCCACCGCTCAGGCGCTGGCCGCGCAAGGCGCCCATGTGATCCTGACCGGGCGCGACACCAGGGCGCTGGAAAGCGTCGAGGAAGCGATCCATGCTGCGGGCGGCTCGGCCAGCATCGCCCCGCTCGAACTCACCGAGCCCGATGCCATCGCCCGCCTCGCCACCGCCATCTCGGGCCGCTGGGAAGCGCTGGATATTCTGGTCATCAATGCTGCGCAGCTACCGCAGCTGACATCGGTGCAGGACATCGACCTGAAAGCCTTCAACCGCGCCATCGGCACCAATGTGCTGGCGACTCAGGCGCTGCTCACCTGCTTCACGCCGATGCTGAAAAAAGCCAAACGCGCCAGCGTGATCGGCCTCACCACCTCGGTCGCCACCAAGCCCCGCGCCTATTGGGGCGCTTATGGCGCCACCAAGGCCGCGCAGGAGGTGCTGCTCGATTGCTATGCTCAGGAAATGAAGAATATTTCCGCAATTCGCGTGGCGATCGTTAACCCTGGCGCAACCCGCACCGCCATGCGCGCGAAAGCCTATCCGGGCGAAAACCCCGCCTCCGTCAAGGCTCCCGAGGTTGTCGCCGAAGCGATCACCGCTGCGCTGCTAAGTGATTTCCCCAGCCCATATCGTTTCGACGTTAACCCGTCCTGA
- a CDS encoding tetratricopeptide repeat protein: protein MRYAPVALVLSALAALTASAGQSATPEVLDPRAAALEAQGKVALANGDLDRATDGFEAALAISPGSAVLVMDLADVARHQAMPGKALHYYRAVLARDPANLDALAGEGQALAQKGAFDKAKRNLARLEAICGDGCPPARNLASALTAAQAQAQVTPAAAHVVSADTPNSGVVNN from the coding sequence ATGCGTTATGCCCCGGTTGCGCTGGTCCTCTCGGCCCTTGCCGCTCTGACGGCCAGTGCAGGACAAAGCGCCACGCCCGAGGTGCTTGATCCCCGCGCCGCCGCGCTGGAGGCTCAGGGCAAGGTTGCTCTGGCCAATGGCGATCTGGACCGGGCGACGGACGGTTTCGAGGCCGCTCTGGCGATTTCGCCGGGCAGCGCGGTGCTGGTGATGGATCTGGCCGATGTGGCGCGCCATCAGGCGATGCCGGGCAAGGCGCTGCATTACTACCGCGCGGTGCTGGCGCGCGATCCAGCCAATCTGGATGCTCTGGCCGGGGAAGGTCAGGCGCTGGCGCAGAAGGGCGCTTTCGACAAGGCCAAGCGCAATCTGGCCCGGCTTGAGGCGATCTGCGGCGATGGCTGCCCGCCCGCGCGCAATCTGGCCTCCGCTCTGACAGCGGCGCAGGCTCAGGCGCAGGTGACGCCCGCTGCGGCCCATGTGGTCAGCGCGGATACGCCCAATTCGGGTGTGGTGAACAACTGA
- a CDS encoding 2-oxoacid:acceptor oxidoreductase subunit alpha, which produces MNVITRSIEDVSEAVPEAVVVRFAGDSGDGMQLTGGQFTLSTALSGNDLATFPDFPAEIRAPQGTLFGVSAFQINFGSSEISTAGDQPDVLVAMNPAALKTNVAHLKLGGLIIADSGEFTRRNLDKAHYDANPLEDGSLATWTLLAFDISALTLEAVKPFGLGNKEALRCKNMWTLGLALWMFDRDRAPLIQWLKDKFAKAPVLAEANIAALNAGHAYGETAEIGGQVRKLHIDPVPAAPGLYRTITGAEAISLGLVTGAQLADLPMFFGGYPITPASAILHHLTKMKEFGVTTFQAEDEIAAIASALGAAYAGSLGVTSSSGPGIALKGEAMGLAVMTELPLVIVNSQRGGPSTGLPTKTEQSDLYQAIYGRNGDTPMPVIAARSPADAFECAIEACRIATQFMTPVMLLTDGYIANAAEPWAVPDPDSFQPFPAHFLTETNGEEGKVLPYKRDENGVRPWIKPGTPGLMHRIGGIEKAVDTGDLDYAPATHQLQTDARKEKVDGIAHHIPAQEVDQGAAGGRLVVVGWGSTYGPIRQAVRRARGRGLDVSHIHVRHLWPLPANLGDLLRGYAKVLVPEMNTGQFKTVLRDQYLVDARPLSKVSGQPFTIAEIEAAIEAALA; this is translated from the coding sequence ATGAATGTGATTACGCGCTCGATCGAAGATGTTTCCGAAGCTGTGCCCGAGGCGGTTGTCGTGCGTTTCGCGGGCGATTCGGGCGATGGGATGCAATTAACCGGCGGGCAGTTCACGCTTTCCACCGCGCTGTCGGGCAATGATCTGGCGACCTTCCCGGATTTCCCTGCCGAGATTCGCGCGCCTCAGGGGACGCTGTTCGGTGTCTCGGCCTTCCAGATCAACTTTGGCAGCAGCGAGATTTCCACGGCGGGCGACCAGCCCGATGTGCTGGTGGCGATGAACCCCGCCGCGCTGAAAACCAATGTGGCGCATCTCAAGCTGGGCGGGCTGATCATCGCCGATTCGGGTGAGTTCACCCGCCGCAATCTCGACAAGGCCCATTATGACGCCAACCCGCTGGAGGATGGCAGCCTTGCGACATGGACCCTGCTGGCCTTCGACATCAGCGCGCTGACTCTGGAGGCGGTCAAGCCCTTCGGTCTCGGCAACAAGGAGGCGCTGCGCTGCAAGAACATGTGGACGCTGGGGCTGGCGCTGTGGATGTTCGACCGGGACCGCGCGCCGCTGATCCAGTGGCTGAAGGACAAATTCGCCAAAGCCCCGGTGCTGGCCGAGGCGAACATCGCCGCGTTGAACGCCGGGCATGCCTATGGCGAAACCGCCGAAATCGGCGGTCAGGTCCGCAAGCTGCATATTGATCCGGTGCCCGCCGCGCCCGGCCTCTATCGCACCATCACCGGCGCCGAGGCGATCAGTCTGGGGTTGGTGACGGGGGCGCAGCTGGCCGATCTGCCGATGTTTTTCGGCGGCTATCCGATCACGCCGGCCTCGGCGATCCTGCACCATCTCACGAAGATGAAGGAGTTCGGCGTCACCACCTTTCAGGCCGAGGATGAGATTGCGGCCATCGCCTCGGCGCTGGGGGCGGCCTATGCCGGGTCTTTGGGGGTGACCTCTTCCTCGGGGCCGGGCATTGCCTTGAAGGGCGAGGCCATGGGGCTGGCGGTGATGACCGAACTGCCGCTGGTGATCGTCAATTCGCAGCGCGGCGGGCCTTCCACGGGTCTGCCCACCAAGACCGAGCAGAGCGACCTCTATCAGGCGATCTATGGCCGCAATGGCGATACGCCGATGCCGGTGATCGCGGCCCGCTCGCCCGCCGATGCCTTTGAGTGCGCCATCGAGGCCTGCCGCATCGCCACCCAATTCATGACCCCGGTGATGCTGCTGACCGACGGCTATATCGCCAATGCCGCCGAGCCATGGGCTGTGCCCGACCCGGACAGCTTCCAACCCTTCCCGGCCCATTTCCTCACCGAAACCAACGGCGAGGAGGGCAAGGTGCTGCCCTACAAGCGCGACGAAAACGGCGTGCGCCCATGGATCAAGCCCGGCACCCCCGGCCTGATGCATCGCATCGGCGGCATTGAGAAGGCGGTGGATACTGGTGACCTCGATTACGCCCCCGCCACGCATCAGCTCCAGACCGATGCCCGCAAGGAGAAGGTGGATGGCATCGCTCACCATATCCCCGCGCAGGAGGTCGATCAGGGTGCGGCGGGCGGCAGGCTGGTGGTGGTCGGCTGGGGCAGCACCTATGGGCCGATCCGGCAGGCGGTGCGGCGGGCGCGGGGCAGGGGGCTGGATGTGTCGCACATCCATGTCCGCCATCTCTGGCCGCTGCCCGCCAATCTGGGGGACTTGCTGCGCGGCTATGCCAAGGTGCTGGTGCCCGAGATGAACACCGGCCAGTTCAAGACCGTGCTGCGTGATCAATATCTGGTCGATGCGCGGCCGCTGAGCAAGGTGTCGGGCCAGCCCTTCACCATCGCCGAGATCGAAGCCGCCATCGAAGCGGCACTGGCCTGA
- a CDS encoding RsmB/NOP family class I SAM-dependent RNA methyltransferase, whose translation MTPAARVQAAIEILDAVIAAAKAGGAPADRVFSEWFRTRRFAGSKDRRAVRDLVYNAIRACGPIPESGRAAMLRLVQGDEALASLFDGGRHAPEPIDPAEPVAQGGVAPAWLERALESSGVSGEEALALLDRAPLDVRVNALKAERDGLVLPVEGEPLLARYGLRFPANTPVESWEAYEQGLVEVQDGGSQLTCEAVAALPGETVIDLCAGAGGKTLALAASMAGKGRLVACDVDRARLQRLAPRAERAGAPLIETLLMNPNREAEALADLAGKADAVLIDAPCSGTGTWRRNPEARWRLSEKELARVTGIQSRLLDLAAALVKPGGRIIFVTCSLLDAEGADQLQAFLRRDSRWQADVLELGAGQPRGAGVRMTPARDGTDGFFVARLKRV comes from the coding sequence ATGACCCCTGCTGCCCGCGTCCAAGCCGCCATTGAGATTCTCGACGCGGTGATTGCTGCGGCGAAGGCGGGCGGCGCTCCGGCGGATCGGGTGTTCAGCGAGTGGTTCCGCACCCGCCGCTTTGCCGGATCGAAGGACCGGCGCGCGGTGCGTGATCTGGTCTACAACGCCATCCGCGCTTGCGGCCCCATCCCGGAGAGCGGGCGCGCGGCCATGCTGCGGCTGGTGCAGGGCGATGAGGCGCTGGCGAGCCTGTTCGATGGCGGGCGGCATGCGCCCGAGCCCATCGACCCGGCGGAACCTGTGGCGCAGGGTGGCGTGGCTCCGGCTTGGCTGGAGCGTGCTCTGGAAAGCAGCGGGGTGTCCGGTGAGGAGGCTCTGGCGCTGCTGGATCGGGCGCCGCTCGATGTGCGGGTCAATGCGCTGAAGGCGGAGCGGGATGGGCTGGTGCTGCCGGTTGAGGGTGAGCCTCTGCTTGCGCGTTATGGGCTGCGCTTTCCCGCCAACACGCCGGTTGAGAGCTGGGAGGCTTACGAACAGGGCTTGGTCGAGGTGCAGGATGGCGGCTCGCAGCTGACCTGCGAGGCGGTGGCGGCGCTGCCGGGAGAAACCGTGATCGATCTCTGCGCCGGGGCGGGAGGCAAGACTCTGGCGCTGGCGGCCAGCATGGCGGGCAAGGGGCGGCTGGTGGCCTGCGATGTGGATCGCGCGCGGCTGCAGCGTCTGGCGCCTCGCGCTGAACGCGCCGGGGCTCCGCTGATCGAAACCCTGCTGATGAACCCCAACCGCGAGGCCGAGGCTCTGGCCGATCTGGCGGGCAAGGCCGATGCGGTGCTGATCGATGCGCCCTGCAGCGGCACGGGCACATGGCGGCGCAATCCCGAGGCGCGCTGGCGGCTCTCCGAAAAGGAACTGGCCCGCGTGACCGGCATTCAGAGCCGCTTGCTGGATTTGGCCGCCGCTCTGGTGAAACCGGGCGGACGGATCATTTTCGTCACCTGCTCGCTGCTGGATGCCGAAGGGGCGGATCAACTGCAGGCCTTCCTCAGGCGCGATTCGCGCTGGCAGGCTGACGTGCTGGAACTTGGCGCGGGCCAGCCGCGCGGGGCAGGCGTCAGGATGACGCCCGCGCGCGATGGCACGGACGGATTTTTCGTCGCGCGCCTTAAACGCGTGTGA
- a CDS encoding RNA pyrophosphohydrolase has product MNDFTHLPYRPCVGVMLVNAAGQVFVGQRIDQRENSGGHEGDFWQMPQGGVDDGEDLRAAVWRELAEETGVREEQGVILAQTRDELLYDLPDELIGKLWKGKYRGQRQHWFLIRFTGQDNDIDLEAHDPAEFCDWKWVNPEALPDLIVPFKKRVYRSVLEEFKALI; this is encoded by the coding sequence ATGAATGATTTTACCCACCTTCCCTACCGCCCTTGCGTCGGGGTGATGCTGGTCAACGCCGCCGGTCAGGTGTTCGTCGGCCAGCGGATCGACCAGCGCGAGAACAGCGGTGGCCATGAAGGCGATTTCTGGCAGATGCCGCAGGGCGGCGTTGACGATGGCGAGGATCTGCGCGCCGCCGTCTGGCGCGAACTGGCCGAGGAAACCGGCGTGCGCGAGGAGCAGGGCGTGATCCTGGCCCAGACCCGCGACGAACTGCTCTATGACCTGCCCGACGAGCTGATCGGCAAGCTGTGGAAGGGCAAGTACCGCGGCCAGCGCCAGCACTGGTTCCTGATCCGCTTTACCGGACAGGACAATGACATCGATCTGGAAGCCCATGATCCGGCAGAATTCTGCGACTGGAAATGGGTGAACCCGGAGGCTCTGCCCGACCTGATCGTGCCCTTCAAGAAGCGCGTCTATCGATCGGTGCTGGAAGAGTTCAAGGCGCTGATCTGA
- a CDS encoding 2-oxoacid:ferredoxin oxidoreductase subunit beta — MNQMTTTLKDWESDQEVRWCPGCGDYAILKAMQRVLPELGVDPASTVFVSGIGCSSRFPYYMASYGFHTIHGRAPAVATGIKLANPALDLWLVTGDGDGMSIGGNHTMHFLRRNIDAQILLFNNEIYGLTKGQYSPTSRPGTQSPTTPLGSVDRPALPCAFALGAGARFVARGYDTSKELGAVLKAAHAHRGAAFVEIFQNCIVYNKDRFADFTEKAVAHEKQLWLKNGEPMLFNKGTQGIALDAQRLTLKIVDVPDGDWQAVGVITHDVTNRSLAHMLVELPMDSFPVALGVIYDDPRPTYEDEMLAQDARARSGKSTDLRKLLSKGQTWRVEA; from the coding sequence ATGAACCAGATGACCACCACCCTCAAGGACTGGGAATCGGATCAGGAGGTGCGCTGGTGCCCCGGTTGCGGCGATTATGCGATCCTCAAGGCCATGCAGCGGGTGCTGCCCGAATTGGGCGTCGATCCGGCCAGCACCGTGTTTGTCAGCGGGATCGGGTGCTCCAGCCGGTTTCCCTATTATATGGCCTCTTATGGCTTCCATACGATCCATGGCCGCGCGCCCGCGGTGGCCACGGGGATCAAGCTGGCCAATCCCGCGCTGGACCTCTGGCTGGTGACGGGCGATGGCGATGGTATGTCGATCGGCGGCAATCACACGATGCATTTCCTGCGCCGCAACATCGATGCGCAGATCCTGTTGTTCAACAATGAGATCTATGGCCTGACCAAGGGGCAATATTCCCCCACCAGCCGCCCCGGCACGCAGAGCCCGACAACGCCTCTGGGATCGGTGGACCGGCCTGCGCTGCCTTGCGCCTTTGCGCTGGGGGCGGGGGCGCGGTTTGTGGCGCGGGGTTACGATACGTCGAAGGAATTGGGGGCGGTTCTGAAGGCGGCGCATGCCCATCGCGGCGCGGCTTTCGTGGAGATTTTCCAGAACTGCATCGTCTATAACAAGGACCGTTTCGCCGATTTCACCGAGAAGGCGGTGGCCCATGAAAAGCAGCTCTGGCTCAAGAACGGCGAGCCGATGCTGTTCAACAAGGGCACGCAGGGCATTGCTCTGGATGCGCAGCGGCTGACGCTGAAGATCGTCGACGTACCCGATGGCGACTGGCAGGCGGTGGGGGTGATCACCCATGATGTGACCAACCGCAGCCTTGCCCATATGCTGGTCGAGCTGCCGATGGACAGCTTCCCCGTGGCGCTGGGCGTGATCTATGACGACCCCCGCCCCACCTATGAGGATGAGATGCTGGCGCAGGATGCACGGGCACGATCAGGCAAAAGCACCGATCTGCGCAAGCTGCTGAGCAAGGGCCAGACATGGCGGGTGGAAGCCTGA